Proteins encoded in a region of the Marinitoga hydrogenitolerans DSM 16785 genome:
- a CDS encoding nitroreductase family protein produces the protein MNLYELSKKRKTVRKFSNKIPDIEDIKYAINVAKEAPSGKNDQPWLFVLVSSENKKNKIREICEKGEKAFYENSKGKLKEWLDKKGFSWKKPFLTEAPYLLFVYSNKKSPFSKESVWLSLGYFLLALEEKGLSTVTYTPSNYNEISEYMKVPKDYRLEVILPIGYSIDPKPKYERKSIEELLIILK, from the coding sequence ATGAATTTATATGAATTATCTAAAAAACGTAAAACTGTTAGAAAATTTAGTAATAAAATTCCCGATATAGAAGATATAAAATATGCAATAAATGTAGCAAAAGAAGCACCTTCTGGGAAAAACGATCAACCTTGGTTATTTGTTTTAGTTTCAAGCGAAAATAAGAAAAATAAGATTAGAGAGATATGTGAAAAAGGAGAAAAAGCCTTTTATGAGAATTCAAAAGGAAAATTGAAGGAATGGTTGGATAAGAAAGGTTTTTCCTGGAAAAAACCTTTCTTAACAGAAGCTCCATATTTGCTTTTTGTATATTCAAATAAAAAATCACCATTTTCAAAAGAATCCGTTTGGTTATCTTTGGGATATTTCTTATTAGCGTTAGAAGAAAAAGGCTTATCTACTGTTACATATACACCTTCAAATTATAATGAAATTTCAGAATATATGAAAGTTCCAAAGGATTATAGGTTGGAAGTTATACTCCCTATTGGTTATTCAATAGATCCTAAACCAAAATACGAAAGAAAAAGCATTGAAGAACTATTGATTATATTAAAATAG
- a CDS encoding AAA family ATPase, translating to MFLDFLYNINLTKDQKYLSNELDRFLFNSLDFLIIQGSAGTGKTFLVSKYAKYLYKKNIDFVILAPTGRASKILYEKSHFRTKTIHSEIYSFFEKKINLEKDEIKIFFKLKENYRNNTIFIIDESSMISDTFSSDENLIFGSGKLLSDLIMYIKSGNNNKIIFLGDEYQLPPVRAKDSPALNREYLEKFFNLMGDKITLNDIVRQKEDSYILKNANIIKRHIDNKNFFELKFKYNLDFIKDKNFIENYDYSNPGKDIIICSTNEKSLEYNQKVRRKMNYKYNIEIGDILLNTKNVYFDNKPIFNGEFFKVIDILNHEKKDSFVGKGEHVILEFYDLVLKDTYFNEEITVKIFANSLFSRSTDIDINLKKALYSMCINEIYQKKGLSTEFILQQIDNNPYFNALHVKYGYAITAHKAQGGEWNKVFIDPDYYNAFKTKEYFQWLYTAITRAKERVYIKEVPFKVFSYNKLKLQFDFTIKREINISYNLRFSNSILKDLYLAIRDKISEKKFEIIGIDHFQYQEVYYIKRGKDYLKVQLYYNKNYEPTRLKVIETTKKELAQEFLDIFNSKETMNNKSIIDKTIKKNDCINIYIDGSYDHSLKKIGSGFVVMKGNVLEKYWKGFSEEKFLKHRNVAGEIFAAILAFEYAKQENLKCIEINYDYEGIEKWALGLWKTNTELTRYYKQQYDYYSSLFLIKFNKIKSHSGNKFNDIADELAKKAVYESNYNIKYDIEVKI from the coding sequence ATGTTTTTGGATTTTTTATATAATATCAATCTTACAAAAGATCAGAAATATTTATCTAACGAATTGGATAGATTTCTATTCAATTCGTTAGATTTTTTAATAATTCAAGGAAGTGCTGGAACTGGAAAAACCTTTCTTGTTTCTAAATATGCAAAATATTTATATAAAAAAAATATTGACTTTGTAATATTAGCACCTACAGGGAGAGCCTCAAAAATTCTTTATGAAAAGTCTCATTTTAGAACTAAGACTATTCATAGCGAAATATATAGTTTTTTTGAAAAAAAAATTAATCTTGAAAAAGATGAAATAAAAATTTTTTTTAAGTTGAAAGAAAATTATCGAAATAACACGATTTTTATAATTGATGAAAGTTCGATGATTTCAGATACCTTTTCATCAGACGAAAATCTTATTTTTGGTAGTGGTAAATTACTTTCAGATCTAATAATGTATATAAAATCAGGAAATAATAATAAAATTATTTTTTTAGGTGATGAATATCAACTACCTCCTGTGAGAGCAAAAGATTCTCCAGCATTAAATAGAGAATACCTTGAAAAATTTTTTAATTTAATGGGAGATAAGATAACGCTTAATGATATTGTTAGACAAAAAGAAGACAGTTATATATTAAAAAATGCAAATATAATAAAAAGACATATAGATAACAAAAATTTTTTTGAATTAAAGTTTAAATATAATCTGGATTTTATAAAAGATAAAAATTTTATTGAGAATTATGATTATTCTAATCCTGGAAAAGATATTATTATTTGTTCAACAAATGAAAAATCTCTGGAGTATAATCAGAAAGTTCGAAGAAAAATGAATTATAAATATAATATTGAAATAGGAGATATATTATTAAATACAAAAAATGTATATTTTGACAATAAACCTATATTCAATGGGGAATTTTTTAAGGTAATTGATATATTAAATCATGAGAAAAAAGATAGTTTTGTAGGGAAAGGGGAACATGTAATATTAGAATTTTATGATTTAGTATTAAAAGACACATATTTTAATGAAGAAATAACCGTTAAAATTTTCGCAAATTCATTATTCTCAAGATCTACAGATATTGATATAAATTTAAAAAAAGCATTATATAGCATGTGTATAAATGAAATATATCAAAAAAAAGGATTATCTACAGAATTCATTCTTCAACAGATAGATAATAATCCATATTTTAATGCACTTCATGTGAAATATGGTTATGCAATAACTGCTCATAAAGCCCAAGGTGGAGAGTGGAATAAAGTTTTTATAGATCCGGACTATTATAATGCTTTTAAGACAAAAGAGTATTTTCAATGGTTATATACAGCGATTACCAGGGCAAAGGAGAGGGTATATATAAAAGAAGTACCCTTTAAAGTATTTTCATATAATAAATTAAAGTTGCAATTCGATTTTACTATAAAAAGAGAAATAAATATATCATATAATTTAAGATTTTCAAATTCAATATTAAAAGATTTATATCTTGCTATTAGAGATAAAATATCAGAAAAGAAATTTGAAATAATTGGTATAGACCATTTTCAATATCAGGAAGTATATTATATAAAAAGAGGAAAGGATTATTTAAAAGTTCAATTATATTACAATAAAAATTATGAGCCAACGAGACTAAAAGTAATTGAAACAACAAAGAAAGAACTTGCTCAGGAATTTTTGGATATTTTTAATAGTAAAGAAACTATGAATAACAAATCTATAATTGATAAAACAATTAAAAAAAATGATTGTATAAATATATATATCGATGGTAGTTATGATCATTCTTTAAAAAAAATCGGATCAGGATTTGTTGTTATGAAGGGAAATGTTTTAGAAAAATACTGGAAAGGTTTTTCGGAAGAGAAATTTTTAAAACATAGAAATGTAGCTGGAGAAATTTTTGCTGCAATACTAGCCTTTGAATATGCTAAACAAGAAAATTTAAAATGTATTGAAATAAACTATGATTATGAAGGAATTGAAAAATGGGCATTGGGATTATGGAAGACTAATACAGAATTAACAAGATATTATAAACAACAATACGACTATTATTCATCATTATTTTTGATAAAGTTTAACAAAATAAAGTCTCATTCTGGAAATAAGTTTAATGATATTGCAGATGAATTAGCTAAAAAAGCTGTGTATGAGAGTAATTATAATATAAAATATGATATTGAGGTGAAAATATGA
- the purD gene encoding phosphoribosylamine--glycine ligase has translation MKVAVIGNGGREHAIAWKLSQSKRVKKIYCIPGNGGTALENKCENIDMKNIDEIINFVRKNNIELTIVGPEKYLVEGIVDEFKKEGLNIIGPNKKVSMLEGSKIYAKNFAKKYGVQTAKYKDFKDYNIAVDYIKTVRFPIVIKADGLAGGKGVIISKNFSEAKKTLNDFMNNDVFLGAGKNVLIEEYLEGYEMSIFILLDGENYKIFQTAKDHKKILEGEKGLNTGGMGAISPHPKLSMELMDKIKEKIIEPTISGIKEEKLNYNGILFIGLMIQENEPYLLEYNVRFGDPETQAMLPLLETDLLEIFNHIIEKKLDKINIKWKDNISCCVVLAAKGYPIKYEKGNEIKTNIDSYVFHAGTILKDGKLLTNGGRVLSIVDFGRNIKEARKRVYNKIKRIEFKDKYYRKDIGIM, from the coding sequence ATGAAAGTAGCAGTAATAGGAAATGGTGGAAGGGAACATGCTATTGCATGGAAATTATCACAAAGTAAAAGGGTAAAAAAAATATATTGTATTCCTGGAAATGGTGGAACTGCACTGGAAAATAAATGCGAAAATATAGATATGAAAAATATAGATGAAATTATTAATTTTGTTAGAAAAAATAATATTGAATTAACTATAGTTGGGCCAGAAAAGTATTTAGTTGAAGGTATTGTTGATGAATTTAAAAAAGAAGGTTTAAATATAATTGGTCCAAATAAAAAAGTGTCAATGCTTGAAGGTAGTAAAATATATGCAAAGAATTTTGCAAAAAAGTATGGTGTTCAAACTGCAAAATATAAAGATTTTAAAGATTATAATATAGCCGTAGATTATATAAAAACGGTTAGGTTTCCAATAGTTATTAAAGCAGATGGATTAGCGGGAGGGAAAGGTGTAATTATATCCAAAAACTTTTCTGAAGCTAAAAAAACTTTAAATGATTTTATGAATAATGATGTTTTTTTAGGAGCTGGTAAAAATGTATTAATAGAAGAATACCTTGAAGGATATGAAATGTCAATTTTTATATTATTAGATGGAGAAAATTATAAAATATTTCAGACGGCAAAAGATCATAAAAAAATTTTAGAAGGCGAGAAAGGTTTAAATACAGGAGGGATGGGAGCAATATCACCGCACCCTAAGTTGAGTATGGAATTAATGGATAAAATAAAAGAAAAAATTATAGAACCAACAATTAGTGGAATAAAAGAAGAAAAGCTTAATTATAATGGGATATTGTTTATAGGATTAATGATTCAAGAAAATGAGCCTTATTTATTGGAATATAATGTAAGATTTGGAGATCCTGAAACGCAAGCTATGTTACCACTTCTTGAAACTGATTTGCTTGAAATTTTTAATCATATTATAGAAAAAAAATTAGATAAAATAAATATTAAATGGAAAGATAATATTTCTTGTTGTGTAGTTTTGGCTGCAAAAGGATACCCGATAAAATATGAAAAAGGGAATGAAATAAAAACAAACATAGATTCTTATGTTTTTCATGCAGGAACTATATTAAAAGATGGAAAACTTTTAACAAATGGAGGTAGAGTACTTTCAATTGTGGATTTTGGAAGAAATATTAAAGAAGCAAGAAAAAGAGTCTATAATAAAATAAAGAGAATTGAATTTAAAGATAAATATTATAGGAAGGATATTGGTATAATGTGA
- the purH gene encoding bifunctional phosphoribosylaminoimidazolecarboxamide formyltransferase/IMP cyclohydrolase — protein sequence MKRALISTYYKNNIEKLVSVLIENRYEIISTGNTAKYLESQGFEVVKVEDVTEFPEILNGRVKTLHPKIHGGILARDIEEDRKTLKQLNIKKIDFVYVNLYPFEEKLKENLDIKELIEYIDIGGPTLIRAAAKSFENTIILTDPEDMDLIIKNIEDLNYEIRRYLAAKAFNLTAHYDSIISSYFNNLLKIEFPKYITLPLKKKSELRYGENPHQKAVYYENTTEEGFFSNFEQLNGKELSYNNFKDIDVAWKIVNEFEEKVCCAIKHQTPCGVASGRDNLEAFKRVYECDPISIFGGIVAFNHKVTAETAKEMKKIFLEVIIAPEFEEEAVNILKKKKNLRILKVKEKPHQKFEYVSVDGGVLVQERDTKLFKSLKIVTEEPIAEYLMEDMIFAFKVVKHAKSNAIVVSKEKMAKGIGSGQPNRIWAAIDALDRAKDGVVLASDAFFPFNDVVKKAGEYKIKAIIQPGGSIRDEDSIKVAKELGISMVFTNMRHFKH from the coding sequence ATGAAAAGAGCACTTATTTCTACATATTATAAAAATAATATAGAAAAATTAGTTTCTGTATTAATTGAAAATAGATATGAAATAATTTCAACAGGTAATACTGCAAAATATTTAGAAAGTCAAGGGTTTGAGGTAGTGAAAGTCGAAGACGTAACAGAGTTTCCAGAAATACTAAATGGTAGAGTAAAAACTTTACATCCTAAAATACATGGTGGAATATTGGCAAGAGATATAGAAGAAGATAGAAAAACATTAAAGCAATTAAATATCAAAAAAATAGATTTTGTATATGTGAATTTATATCCTTTTGAAGAAAAACTAAAGGAAAACTTAGATATAAAAGAATTAATAGAGTACATAGATATAGGAGGTCCAACTTTAATAAGAGCAGCTGCAAAAAGCTTTGAAAATACAATTATATTAACTGATCCCGAAGATATGGATTTAATAATAAAAAATATAGAAGATTTAAACTATGAAATAAGAAGATATTTAGCTGCCAAGGCTTTTAATCTTACAGCACATTATGATTCTATAATCTCGTCATATTTTAATAATTTATTAAAAATAGAGTTTCCGAAATATATAACATTACCTCTTAAAAAGAAATCTGAATTAAGATATGGTGAAAACCCTCATCAAAAAGCTGTGTATTATGAAAATACTACTGAAGAAGGTTTCTTTTCAAATTTTGAACAATTAAATGGTAAAGAATTATCGTATAATAATTTTAAAGATATAGATGTTGCCTGGAAAATTGTAAATGAATTTGAAGAAAAGGTTTGTTGTGCAATAAAACATCAAACTCCTTGCGGTGTAGCATCAGGTAGGGATAATTTAGAAGCATTTAAGAGAGTATATGAATGCGATCCTATTTCTATTTTTGGTGGTATTGTGGCGTTTAACCATAAAGTAACAGCTGAAACTGCAAAAGAAATGAAAAAAATATTTTTAGAGGTGATTATAGCTCCAGAGTTTGAAGAAGAAGCTGTAAATATATTAAAGAAGAAAAAAAACCTACGAATATTAAAGGTAAAAGAAAAACCTCATCAAAAATTTGAGTATGTGTCAGTAGATGGAGGTGTTTTGGTTCAAGAAAGAGATACAAAGTTATTCAAATCATTAAAAATAGTAACAGAGGAACCAATAGCAGAATATTTAATGGAAGATATGATTTTTGCATTTAAGGTTGTGAAACATGCCAAATCAAATGCAATTGTTGTTTCTAAAGAGAAAATGGCAAAAGGTATAGGTTCTGGACAGCCAAATAGAATATGGGCTGCTATAGATGCTTTGGATAGAGCAAAAGATGGAGTTGTTCTTGCTTCAGATGCTTTTTTTCCATTTAATGATGTCGTTAAAAAGGCAGGTGAGTATAAAATAAAAGCTATTATTCAACCTGGAGGTTCTATAAGAGACGAAGATTCCATAAAAGTAGCAAAAGAACTTGGTATATCTATGGTATTTACTAATATGAGACATTTTAAGCATTAA
- the purN gene encoding phosphoribosylglycinamide formyltransferase, translating to MKKKLVVLSSGNGTNFEAIVKKLRNRYEIKLISDNKKAYVLQRAIKLYIDYEIVNYKYFKNRENYNKKLFEYLKKEEPDLIALAGYMKILPEYIVEYFSGRIINIHPSLLPAFKGLNAIKQAFDFGVKYTGITIHYVNNELDGGKIIAQEVVKIETEDTLETLEEKIHKLEHRLYPKVIDKVLRKLTMSI from the coding sequence ATGAAGAAAAAATTAGTAGTTTTATCATCAGGTAATGGGACTAATTTTGAGGCGATAGTAAAAAAATTAAGAAATAGATATGAAATAAAATTAATAAGTGATAATAAAAAAGCATATGTATTGCAGAGAGCAATAAAATTATATATTGATTATGAGATAGTTAATTATAAGTATTTTAAAAATAGAGAAAATTATAATAAAAAACTTTTTGAATATTTGAAAAAAGAAGAACCAGATTTAATTGCTTTAGCGGGATATATGAAAATATTACCAGAATATATTGTTGAATATTTTTCTGGGAGAATAATTAATATACATCCATCATTATTGCCAGCTTTTAAAGGTTTAAATGCAATAAAACAGGCATTTGATTTTGGAGTGAAGTATACAGGAATTACCATTCATTATGTGAATAATGAATTAGATGGAGGGAAAATAATTGCTCAAGAAGTGGTGAAAATTGAGACTGAGGATACTCTTGAAACACTTGAAGAGAAAATACATAAGTTAGAACATAGATTATATCCTAAAGTAATAGATAAAGTATTAAGAAAATTAACAATGTCGATATAG
- the purM gene encoding phosphoribosylformylglycinamidine cyclo-ligase, producing the protein MDYKTSGVNIDEANKMISGIKDKLKDNADMYAGIFPLQDVAKNYENPLLVASTDGVGTKMVLLEERKRWDIVARDLVGMVLNDLVCIGAKPLFFLDYYATGKLDSKDGTKFLDQLIKVLNEVDCKLIGGETAELPGLLVNNRVDVAGFGVGIVEKKEILGKNKVKEGDILIGLRSNGIHSNGYSLVRKLLKEGKISFFEELISPTKLMINQTLKVKKYIHAAAHITGGGIEENLLRVIPDGLSAKIVVNWEFNNVFKEILNAGISLKESFKVFNMGIGMIYILDKRNLSKIKELLPEEEIIELGKIVRGEKKVKISF; encoded by the coding sequence ATGGATTATAAAACAAGTGGAGTTAATATAGATGAAGCTAATAAAATGATTTCTGGTATAAAAGATAAATTAAAAGATAATGCAGATATGTATGCTGGTATTTTTCCATTGCAAGATGTAGCTAAAAATTATGAAAATCCTCTTCTTGTTGCATCTACAGATGGAGTTGGAACAAAAATGGTTCTTTTAGAGGAAAGAAAGAGATGGGATATAGTTGCTAGAGATTTAGTTGGAATGGTTTTAAATGATTTAGTTTGCATTGGAGCAAAACCTTTATTCTTTTTGGATTATTATGCAACTGGCAAATTAGATAGTAAGGATGGAACAAAATTTTTAGATCAATTGATAAAGGTTCTAAATGAAGTTGATTGTAAATTAATTGGAGGAGAAACAGCAGAATTACCAGGACTGTTGGTTAACAATAGAGTTGATGTAGCAGGATTCGGAGTAGGAATAGTGGAGAAAAAAGAAATTCTGGGTAAAAATAAAGTCAAGGAAGGAGATATATTAATTGGATTAAGATCTAATGGAATTCATTCTAATGGTTATTCGCTTGTTAGAAAACTTCTAAAAGAAGGAAAAATCAGCTTTTTTGAAGAATTAATATCTCCTACCAAACTAATGATTAATCAAACATTGAAAGTAAAAAAATATATACATGCAGCAGCACATATTACCGGTGGTGGGATAGAAGAAAATCTTTTAAGAGTAATACCAGACGGTTTAAGTGCGAAAATAGTGGTTAATTGGGAGTTTAATAATGTATTTAAAGAAATTTTAAATGCTGGAATTTCATTAAAAGAATCATTTAAAGTGTTTAATATGGGGATTGGAATGATTTATATTTTAGATAAAAGAAATTTATCTAAGATAAAAGAATTGTTGCCAGAAGAAGAAATAATAGAGTTAGGAAAAATAGTAAGAGGAGAAAAGAAAGTAAAAATTTCTTTTTAG
- the purF gene encoding amidophosphoribosyltransferase, with the protein MLMEECGVYGVYMKNNENAIPYVVEGLIALQHRGQESAGVAYVSHNEIKVYKKMGMVAEIFNNGIMKKLDSSFAIGHVRYSTKGKSEIQNSQPFHVRFKNDHFAIAHNGQIENAEELRLKLEEQGTIFLTESDTELILHILIKNLRKNINKWTLEDVANIIFKEVSPSYSLLLLFKDRIIAIRDKYGYRPLYYYVSKEGFFISSEDSGFYFLNSDVNKIYEIMPGEAVEFSEEGIKKIKIKSSEKRYCFFEHIYFARPDSNVFGRNVHLIREELGKLCAKENPVDADIVVPVLDSGFSAALDYSKESKIPIEMGLMRNRYIGRTFISPNQEDREIGVKRKLPPISQVIKDKRIVLVDDSIVRGTTMKKIVNMIKAAGAKEVHVRVASPKVLNTCHWGVDIPDKNELIAAYMDIEELKNEFNADSVGYVSLSSINELLKEDFKNYCFHCFVR; encoded by the coding sequence ATGTTAATGGAAGAATGCGGTGTTTATGGTGTTTATATGAAAAATAATGAGAATGCTATACCTTATGTTGTTGAAGGATTAATAGCTTTACAGCATCGAGGACAAGAGTCTGCTGGAGTTGCATATGTCTCACATAATGAAATAAAAGTATATAAAAAGATGGGAATGGTTGCAGAAATATTTAATAACGGAATCATGAAAAAATTAGATAGTTCTTTTGCTATAGGTCATGTTAGATATTCAACAAAAGGGAAATCAGAAATTCAAAACTCTCAGCCTTTTCATGTTAGATTTAAAAATGACCATTTTGCAATTGCACACAATGGTCAAATAGAAAATGCAGAAGAATTGAGATTAAAACTGGAAGAACAGGGCACAATTTTTTTAACAGAAAGTGATACTGAATTAATTCTGCATATTTTAATAAAAAATTTAAGAAAAAACATAAACAAATGGACACTTGAAGATGTTGCAAACATAATATTTAAAGAAGTTTCACCTTCTTATTCTTTGCTTCTTTTGTTTAAAGATAGAATAATAGCAATAAGGGATAAATATGGTTATAGACCACTATACTACTATGTTTCAAAGGAAGGTTTTTTTATATCATCAGAAGATAGTGGTTTCTACTTTTTAAATTCAGATGTAAATAAAATTTATGAAATAATGCCTGGTGAAGCTGTGGAATTTTCTGAGGAAGGAATTAAAAAAATAAAAATTAAAAGTTCTGAAAAAAGATATTGTTTTTTTGAACATATATATTTTGCTAGACCGGATTCAAATGTTTTTGGTAGAAATGTTCATCTTATAAGAGAAGAATTAGGAAAGTTGTGTGCTAAGGAAAATCCAGTTGATGCAGATATTGTTGTTCCAGTACTTGATAGTGGTTTTTCTGCGGCATTGGATTATTCGAAAGAAAGCAAAATTCCTATTGAAATGGGGTTAATGAGAAATAGATATATTGGAAGAACGTTTATTAGTCCAAATCAAGAGGATAGAGAAATTGGAGTAAAAAGGAAATTACCCCCTATTTCACAGGTAATAAAAGATAAAAGAATTGTACTTGTGGATGATTCTATTGTAAGAGGAACAACAATGAAAAAGATAGTTAATATGATAAAAGCAGCTGGAGCAAAAGAAGTCCATGTAAGAGTTGCTAGTCCAAAGGTGCTTAATACATGTCATTGGGGTGTGGATATACCAGATAAAAATGAATTAATTGCTGCATATATGGATATAGAAGAATTGAAGAATGAATTTAATGCTGATTCAGTTGGATATGTTTCGTTAAGCAGTATAAATGAATTATTAAAAGAAGATTTTAAAAATTATTGTTTTCATTGTTTTGTGAGGTGA
- the purL gene encoding phosphoribosylformylglycinamidine synthase subunit PurL: protein MNNLYLELGLKDFEYEKIKKDLNREPNELEMYMYSAQWSEHCGYKHSKELLKKLPKNIENENAGYVLIDDYAVVFKVESHNHPSAVEPYQGAATGIGGIVRDVLAMGARPVALLDSLRFGIDTKSKNIFEGVVSGISGYGNSIGVPTIAGETFFDEFYNTNPLVNVMCVGLVKKDELASSRAKESEKLYVYVGSKTGRDGIHGASFASKKLSGKDDRPSVQVGDPFSEKNLIEATLEILKLKGVLACQDMGAAGILSSSSEMSFKGNLGCELYMDNVPLREENMEVWEILLSESQERMLFLVESGKEKEIKKIAEKYFLDYAVIGKTIKGKNIRIIKDGNVLSEMPISSLVDAPSMYRPTNTPSYIKKIKNKKFESNFDLKSAFYKVLRDINVVNKSWVFEQYDYKVGTNTLIIPGKADASVIWIKNTNKGIAVTIDGNGLYSYIDPYEGSRNIVFEAARNLVAIGAKPLGITDNMNFGNPEDDMVMWQFEKSIDGISNACKILNIPVTGGNVSFYNESEKKAILPTPVIGMVGEVEINKIMDMTFKNVTDKVYLIGKVEIDKEKIGGSVYQRILNNFIGGEIDKVDTNLELRLYEALWYLIENKIINSAHDVSKGGILIAILESALNGEKGFRGNLGNTLEELFGENQSRFILTVPSEKTNLLEGFLKGKSIEFRNIGEVMPYDYGFNFGFDKFHFDELKDIYFNSIQNYMEE from the coding sequence ATGAATAATTTATATCTAGAGTTAGGATTGAAAGATTTTGAATATGAAAAAATAAAAAAAGATTTAAACAGAGAACCTAATGAATTAGAGATGTATATGTATTCTGCTCAATGGTCGGAACATTGTGGGTATAAGCACTCTAAAGAACTTTTGAAAAAATTGCCAAAAAATATAGAAAATGAAAATGCAGGATATGTATTAATAGATGATTATGCAGTGGTTTTTAAAGTTGAAAGTCATAATCATCCAAGTGCAGTAGAACCGTACCAAGGTGCAGCAACAGGTATTGGAGGTATTGTTAGAGATGTTCTCGCTATGGGAGCAAGACCTGTTGCGCTTCTTGATTCATTAAGATTTGGTATAGATACTAAATCAAAAAATATTTTTGAAGGTGTGGTTTCTGGAATTAGTGGTTATGGGAATTCTATAGGTGTTCCGACTATAGCAGGAGAAACTTTCTTTGATGAATTTTATAATACTAATCCGCTTGTAAATGTAATGTGTGTAGGGCTTGTTAAAAAAGATGAATTAGCATCTTCTAGAGCAAAAGAATCAGAAAAATTGTATGTATATGTAGGTTCTAAAACAGGAAGAGATGGTATTCATGGTGCTTCTTTTGCCTCTAAAAAATTGTCAGGTAAGGACGATAGACCATCAGTTCAGGTAGGAGATCCATTTTCTGAAAAAAATCTTATTGAAGCAACATTAGAAATATTGAAATTAAAAGGTGTTTTAGCTTGTCAGGATATGGGAGCAGCAGGGATTTTAAGTTCTTCTTCTGAGATGTCTTTTAAAGGAAATCTTGGATGTGAATTATATATGGATAATGTTCCGTTAAGAGAAGAAAATATGGAAGTCTGGGAGATATTATTATCAGAATCTCAGGAAAGGATGTTGTTTCTTGTAGAATCTGGTAAAGAAAAAGAGATTAAAAAAATCGCAGAAAAATATTTTTTGGATTATGCTGTTATAGGTAAAACAATAAAAGGGAAAAATATTAGAATAATAAAAGATGGAAATGTTCTTTCAGAAATGCCAATATCTTCACTTGTAGATGCACCTTCAATGTATAGACCTACAAATACACCTTCGTATATAAAAAAAATAAAGAATAAAAAATTTGAGTCGAATTTTGATTTAAAATCAGCTTTTTATAAAGTTCTAAGAGATATAAATGTTGTGAATAAGTCTTGGGTATTTGAACAATATGATTATAAGGTGGGAACGAATACTTTAATTATTCCAGGTAAAGCAGATGCTTCTGTGATATGGATAAAAAATACAAACAAAGGAATAGCCGTTACTATTGATGGTAATGGATTATACTCTTATATTGATCCCTATGAGGGGAGCAGAAATATTGTTTTTGAGGCTGCAAGAAATTTGGTAGCTATAGGAGCAAAGCCACTTGGGATTACAGATAATATGAATTTTGGTAATCCTGAGGATGATATGGTAATGTGGCAGTTTGAAAAAAGTATTGATGGGATATCCAATGCATGTAAAATTTTAAACATACCAGTTACAGGAGGGAATGTTAGTTTTTATAATGAATCAGAAAAAAAAGCAATATTGCCAACACCAGTAATTGGAATGGTAGGGGAAGTAGAAATAAATAAAATTATGGATATGACTTTTAAGAATGTTACAGATAAAGTGTATTTAATTGGTAAAGTAGAAATAGATAAAGAAAAAATTGGAGGAAGTGTTTATCAGAGAATATTAAATAATTTTATTGGTGGAGAAATTGATAAGGTTGATACTAATTTAGAATTAAGACTATATGAAGCCTTGTGGTATTTAATAGAAAATAAAATAATAAATTCAGCTCATGATGTATCTAAAGGAGGTATATTAATAGCAATTTTAGAATCAGCCTTAAATGGTGAAAAAGGTTTTAGAGGGAATTTAGGAAACACATTGGAAGAACTATTTGGCGAAAATCAGTCAAGATTTATTTTAACGGTACCATCAGAGAAAACAAATCTATTAGAAGGATTTTTAAAGGGTAAAAGTATAGAATTTAGAAATATAGGTGAAGTAATGCCATATGATTATGGATTTAATTTCGGATTTGATAAATTTCATTTTGATGAATTAAAGGATATTTATTTTAATTCCATTCAAAATTATATGGAGGAATAG